A genomic segment from Candidatus Baltobacteraceae bacterium encodes:
- a CDS encoding TIR domain-containing protein: MLYDAFICHASEDKDSLVRPLAKMLRDNRVEVWYDEFSLGVGDGLRRAIDKGLANSRFGIVILSPAFFAKNWPQRELDGLVAREVNEDARLVLPVWHNITRSEIVAISPPLADIVAVRSDQGLEAVCNQLLRKIHPDGSPLIVARDELLSWGFQPPVISDEWWLDVVEASNRVPFHGVRVPIQSTWGSWSFPLPHERTVGELRGVRLAWAAMQLRWTEYAEEHLICQMTHPEKVHAFIKGMPGLRETCLDFPHILANYSPFLTLREFSGEFSDTFDEMLDVSVATAKRSLEGGIGGGAALTVDGDRPLCEEHIALRHATFGNYNAECVSSFVTRGDSWAPSYNFEDMHLLVWLLSKASDWVPKVVREFLISGFATGGVVSTVLYKKQGPLMDRLVKARPWPNDAFKWTAPLRQEWIELVKGYLTDIRLEDSPTAIGDRIIELGIFEKFLTGRKR, translated from the coding sequence GTGCTCTACGATGCCTTCATTTGCCACGCGAGCGAGGATAAGGATAGTCTCGTTCGCCCGCTAGCGAAAATGCTACGCGACAACCGCGTAGAGGTGTGGTATGACGAGTTTTCGCTCGGTGTTGGCGACGGCTTGCGGCGCGCAATAGACAAGGGGCTTGCGAACTCGCGGTTTGGTATTGTCATTCTTAGTCCAGCGTTCTTTGCCAAGAACTGGCCGCAACGAGAGTTAGACGGGTTAGTCGCACGCGAGGTGAACGAGGATGCGCGTCTTGTGTTGCCGGTTTGGCACAATATCACGAGGAGTGAGATCGTCGCCATATCCCCGCCGCTTGCTGATATTGTAGCCGTGCGTTCCGACCAGGGATTAGAGGCTGTCTGTAATCAGTTGCTCCGAAAGATTCACCCGGACGGAAGCCCACTGATAGTCGCACGCGACGAACTCCTGAGTTGGGGATTCCAACCGCCTGTTATTTCTGACGAATGGTGGCTCGACGTTGTCGAAGCGTCTAATAGGGTGCCGTTTCACGGCGTCCGTGTTCCGATACAAAGCACTTGGGGCTCGTGGAGTTTCCCGCTTCCCCACGAAAGAACAGTCGGAGAGCTTCGCGGCGTGCGACTCGCCTGGGCAGCAATGCAACTCAGGTGGACCGAGTATGCGGAGGAGCACCTCATTTGCCAAATGACGCACCCCGAAAAAGTCCACGCATTCATTAAAGGCATGCCCGGGTTGCGAGAAACGTGCTTGGATTTTCCGCACATTTTGGCAAACTATTCGCCCTTCCTAACGCTTCGCGAGTTTAGTGGAGAGTTTTCAGATACGTTCGACGAGATGCTAGATGTTTCTGTTGCTACAGCAAAGCGCAGCCTGGAGGGCGGCATCGGCGGAGGTGCGGCGTTGACGGTTGATGGGGACCGGCCTCTCTGCGAAGAACACATTGCCCTTCGTCACGCGACGTTCGGTAACTATAACGCTGAGTGTGTTTCCAGCTTCGTTACGCGAGGCGATTCTTGGGCGCCGTCCTATAACTTCGAGGATATGCACTTGCTTGTTTGGCTTCTTTCGAAAGCAAGCGATTGGGTTCCGAAGGTCGTTCGCGAGTTTCTCATAAGCGGTTTTGCTACGGGTGGAGTCGTGAGCACCGTTCTATATAAAAAGCAGGGCCCTCTAATGGACCGGCTCGTCAAAGCACGTCCGTGGCCTAATGATGCGTTTAAGTGGACCGCGCCCCTGCGTCAGGAATGGATTGAACTAGTAAAGGGATACCTAACGGACATTCGCCTCGAAGACTCGCCTACGGCCATCGGGGATCGGATCATTGAGTTAGGGATTTTCGAAAAGTTCTTGACGGGGCGCAAGCGGTAA